Part of the Deltaproteobacteria bacterium genome is shown below.
AGCTTATGATGAGCGGATCTTAGGGGACGGAGATTTCGTCCAAGCTATCCTGGAAGAAGCGGACCAAAAACTGGTCCGGCAAATTAGAGCCCGAAAGAAAGCCGGGTCGTTGTCGAGGATCATTAAAGAAAAATGTCGAGACGCCGGAGTTAATGAAATTGAGCTAAAATCTGGGAGCCGCCGAAAGGCTGTGTCGGAACTTCGAAGAAGGGTCTGTTTTTATCTATACCGAGAACTGGGGCTCCCTATGGCTGAGATCGCCCGCCAGGTTGGGGTTGGGACAACCGGGGTGGCTATGGCAATTAAAGCGATGGAGCAGCTACTCAAACTGAATGAAATGAACAACGTCCCCATAGCGTCCGCAGGCCAATTAGGTTCATCGCAGCAGTGTATGACGGGGTTATTGTGACGCATCCAGCTTGGTTTCCGGTGGAGGTGTATGCTACCCCCCTGGCTTGGGAACACCACAAAGATGACATCCTGAAGTACCTCTTTGGGAAGCAACGGAGCGGCGAAGTAGAGCCTGCATAACGAATACTTTCAGACGAATGCTTTCAGCGGACCGGGCGGGAAGCGTTTTGATTTTATCCTGTAGTCCCTTGGCGCACGGCCGCTGAAGCTGTAGTTATGTGAAAGATGGAGAAGGCAATGACGACCGAGCATTCTGAGAAGTGGGCCGAAATCTGCTTCCTCCTATCGGGCAATGTTCGTCAAGACATTCCTGAAAAGGAGTTTGAAAGCCAAGTAGTGAGGGCTATCGAGGTGCTCGGCTGGAGAGAATTCAAAAATGAGATCGAGAGACAGCCAATAGTGCAGCTGGGCCGAGAGGGAACCCTTCGGCCAGATCTGATTGTCCGTAGGAATGGCAACAAATGCTTGATTGTCGTAGAAGTCAAAAGACCTCTTGAGAACATCACGCGGGACTACGTAATAGGACAGTTGCGGTCTTATATGAGACAGATGAAGTCGGATTTTGGATTTCTGATTGGGACGGACTTGAGAGTGTATTATGATGGGTCGCTAAACCCCCACTCCGACCCGATACTATTGGAGAAAATTGATTTCGAAAACCCATCAGACACTGGGGCGTCCTTTGTAGAGACCTTCAACAAATCCAGTCTACTGGAAAACAGACACGCTGAATACTTGACTAACAAACTCCGCCATTTTAATAAGGCCAGGGAAGTGACGCTGCTGATCGAGCAACTGACGTCATATGAAACCGCGCAAAAAGTCATTGGCTACCTGAGGAATGAATTCCCCGATATTGACGATGAGACGTTTTCTGAAGCGCTCCAGCAGGTCACGATTGGAATATCCAAGAAAGAATTAAAGGGGATAGAGGTTAACCGACCGGCACAGAAGGAAAGATTGCCAAAGAGAAGGATAATCGGCAGTCAACTCCAAAACAAAACACAACCAGTTCAGCATCTCACTCCAGTCAATGCGGCCACAAGTGAGTCCAGCATTGCAGGCATATCATTTGATAGCCATTTGCAGATCAGATTGAGACACATCTACGGCGTTCTTTTCTTTATGAAGCACGGGCTTGTTTTTCCATCAGCAACACATCAGACATTGAGACTATTCCCAGAAGTTCAGGACTACCAGACCATTTCCGATAAGTGCGCACGAGGTTTTGCTGGGGATGTGGACACATTCATATCCTGGTTTCACTCAGGCAAAATGCTGGATCGACTCGTCGGTAAGTTTGGTTTGTCGGATCACGACGCCGACATATTCAAGAAACTGCTGTCATGATTGACCAAACCGAAGGACCACATAACTAATGAATGCGTGCAGCCGACCTCGTACCTCGGCGGCTGACGCCATCGTTATGCATACGGTGCAAATAGCTTGACATCTATAATGGAATTCATTATAATATGACACATGATAAGAACCTTTAAGTCTGCTGGCACAGAGGATATTTTTGATGGTGTGGCATCGCAAGCAGCTCGAAGATGTTGCCCTCAATCTATTTGGCCTGTTGCTCGTCGGAAATTGGATCAAATCAACAGAGTTCGGGAGATCAATGAACTTAAAGTGCCTCCTGGAAATCGATTGGAACGCTTGAAAGGCGACCGGCAGAATCAATACAGTATCCGCATTAATCAACAATATAGAATTTGTTTTACATGGGAGGAAGGCCATGCCTACGAGATCGAAATCACAGATTACCACTGATGTTGGGAGGCGGCTGCCTCGAAATCGTCCCCCGACACATCCAGGGGAGATGCTTTTCGAGGAATTCGTCAAGCCGCTTGACCTTACACAAGCAGAACTTTCTCGTCGTCTGGGCGTATCTTACCCACGCCTGAACGAAATTATTAAAGGCAAACGTTCGGTAACTCCGGATACGGCATTGCGACTTTCCCGTGTTTTGGGTATGTCCGCGGACTTTTGGCTGGGCTTGCAACAGGATTGGGATCTTTGGCATGCAATGAACAGTCCTGAAGCAAATCAAATTAATCGCCTGAAACCAATTCCCAGAGATCAACATTCCTTTGCATAACCATGACGGCGCGCGACTGGGTCGAGCCACGCGAACAACCTGATATAATGAATAGAATGGTTAATTTTGCTCCCTAAACAGGGCCTATATCGCGTTTTGGGGTGGCAAAAAAGACGTTATTCAAAACCAAATGGCAAGAGCAAAGAGACATTTTATTCCCGACCAGATCTGGCATACCCCGAGTTAAATAGGCTTTACATTTAACGATGCAGGTTCCCCCACCGATGAAGAAGTTGTCGTGGCCCGACCCCAGTTAAAAAAAATTGATCAGGAAGCCATTAACTCTTCAAGTTCCTCGGGCTTAAACCCGACCACATACTTCTCGCCTTTCTGGATGACCGGCACCCGTTTCTGCCTGGTCAGTCTAAGCATTCGGGTGACGGCCGGCTGGTCCTGGGAGAGATCGAATTCCTGAAAGGGAATACCCTTTTGGCGAAAGAACTCTTTCGCAGTCAGACACTCCGGTCAGGCCGGTAGAGAATAAATCAGAATTTCTTCCATAACCTTCTATTACGTTACGGCCCCTTGGTATATAAATCCAAATCCTTTTCCACCATTTCCCGGACCAATTCCTCAAAAGTAATTGTCGGCTGCCACCCGAGGATCTCCTGGGCCTTGGAATAATTCCCCATGAGGGTCATGACTTCCGAGGGGCGGTAAAGGGTCGGATCGATATCCAGATACTGTAGATAATCCAGTCCCAACAGGGAAAAGGACCTTTCCAGGAAATTTTCTACGGTGTGGCATTTCCCGGTGGCAATGACATAATCATCCGGTTTCTCCTGTTGCAGCATCAACCACATGGCGCGGACATAATCCCGGGCATGTCCCCAATCCCGCTTGGCTTTGATATTTCCCAATTTGATCCGCTTCTCCTTCCCTAACTTGATTAAAGCGGCATGGGAAGTTATTTTCCGGGTGACAAATTCGTGACCCCGGCGGGGGGACTCATGATTAAATAAAATACCGCAGGAAGCGTGGAGGTTATAGGCCTCCCGGTAATTCCGGGTCAGTTCAAACCCGGCCACCTTGGAAATGCCGTAGGGAGAACGGGGGTGGAAAGGGGTATTTTCGTCCTGGGGCGTCTCCCGGACCTTTCCGAAGGTTTCGCTGGAAGCGGCAAAATAGAACCGGCAATGGGGGGCCTTTCGTTTTATGGATGACAGTAAATAATGCGTGCCGTTGATGTTGGTATTAATGGTCGAAAATTCATCCTCAAAGGAATAACTGACAAAACTCTGGGCCGCCAGATGATAACACTCATCCGGCTCAATGGCCTCGATCACGTTAAACAGACTGGGGTAGCTTTCCATGGAAGCGGCATGGAGGGTAATCTTTTCCAGGACATGACGGAGCCGCCAGAGGCGGTGCAGAGGATCTTCCAGGGCCATCCGGCGGACGATGCCATGGACCTCATATCCTTTGGAAAGTAAAAGTTCGGTTAAATAGCTTCCATCCTGACCGGTTATTCCGGTAATCAAAGCTCGTTTCATGATCCATTTCTTTCTAATTTTATTTTTTCAATAATGCTTTGGATAATGCGTTCTTTAAAAATCTCCCGGTCAAACCGAAGGGCATGGGTCCTGATTTTATCCGGATTCAAAAGATGGGCTTGTTTCTCCAGCCTTTCGACGGCCTCCCCGAGAGCCTTCTCGGTTTGCTCCGGAAAGAAAATCCCGCTGAAAAAATCCCTCCGCCCTTCCAGATATTCCTCAAAAGAAACCACCGTTTCTAAGGCCCCTCCCCGGCCGAAGGCCACCACCGGCCGGCCCGAGGCCTGGGCCTCCAAGGGTGTTATGCCGGCGTCCTCTTCGCCCGGAAAAATCAAGGCCCGGCATTGCCCGTATAATTTTCTAAGATCCTTTGCCTCTTGCCATCCCAGCCAGGTAATATTCTTTCCAGCCATACCCTGAAGTTGGGTTTTTAAGGGACCGGTCCCGACAATGACCAGGGGCTTGTTGAGCCGGTTAAAGGCCCGGATGGCCAGGTCTATCCGCTTATAAGGGGCCAGGGCTGAAACGATAAGATAATAATCCTGGGGTTTCGGAGAAATATCAAAGAATAGGCCGTCAACCGGAGGGGGAATCACCTCGGACTGACGACCATAATAGTTCAGGATGCGCCGGCGGACATGATCGGAATTGGCCAGGAAATAGTGCACACGGTCATTGGAATGCTTATCCCATCTTTGTAAAAAAGGGCGTACAGCCGGCATCAAAATTTTTGCCGGCCGACCGGCGGTCGAGTTCTTTCCGAAATAGACCGGATACATATCCCAGACATAGCGCATGGGGGTATGGATATAGGCGATGTGTACGGTTTGGGAAGGAACCCGAACCCCTTTGGCTACGCAATGGCTGCTGGAAAGGACCAGGTCATAGCCTTTTATAGCCAAAGATTGGATAGCCCTGGGGAACAAAGGAAGATAATTACGATATTTTCGATCCACCCAGGGGAGATGTTGTATCCATGAAGTTCGAATCCGATGCCTTTCGATAGAAGGAGAGACCGACCCTTTTATATGAAGAAGCGTATAAATATCCGCCTGCGGAAAAATATCGCAAAAAACTTCCAGGCATTTTTCCCCACCCCGCATGCCGGTCAGCCAGTCGTGAACCAGGGCCACACGGAGGGTTTGCAACTTTTTAGGATTTTTTTGAATTTCAGTCGTCATTTATGCTTCAGGTGCCTTGGTATGAAAAAATAGTTTCAAGGTGCAAGTTTCAAGTTACGAAATACGATTCACGATTCACGCGATACGCGATACGCGATACGCGATACGAATATTCTATTTTTGTTCCAACTCCCGGTAAGTGTCCAATACCTTCCGGGCCGTTTTCTGCCAGGTATAACCGGCGGCCCGTTTTAATCCTTGCTCTTTCATTTTCCGGCTTAAATCTTTATCGGCAATTACCTGCCGGATCCCTGCCCCTATGGATTGCACATCATAAGGGTCCACTTGAATACCGGCCTCCCCGGCAATTTCCGGCAAGGCCCCCTGATTCCCGATCAGCACCGGACAGCCGCAAGCCATGGCCTCCAGGACCGGTAAGCCGAATCCTTCATAAAGAGAGGGGGCTGCCAAAAGGTCGGCTCCGGAATAAAACAGAGCCAATTCCCGGTCGTTGGATTGGGGCAAAAAAATAACCCGGTCCTGTAATCCATTGGAAAGCGAAGAAGGGGCAATGCCAATGGCCACCAGTCTTCCGGGATAGCGATCCTCTTGAATCAGTTTCTCAAAAGCAAAGAGGACCCTTGGGAAATTCTTATGGGGTCTTGGGTTGCCGACATAAAGCACATAACCTTTATTCAATC
Proteins encoded:
- a CDS encoding type I restriction enzyme HsdR N-terminal domain-containing protein; the encoded protein is MTTEHSEKWAEICFLLSGNVRQDIPEKEFESQVVRAIEVLGWREFKNEIERQPIVQLGREGTLRPDLIVRRNGNKCLIVVEVKRPLENITRDYVIGQLRSYMRQMKSDFGFLIGTDLRVYYDGSLNPHSDPILLEKIDFENPSDTGASFVETFNKSSLLENRHAEYLTNKLRHFNKAREVTLLIEQLTSYETAQKVIGYLRNEFPDIDDETFSEALQQVTIGISKKELKGIEVNRPAQKERLPKRRIIGSQLQNKTQPVQHLTPVNAATSESSIAGISFDSHLQIRLRHIYGVLFFMKHGLVFPSATHQTLRLFPEVQDYQTISDKCARGFAGDVDTFISWFHSGKMLDRLVGKFGLSDHDADIFKKLLS
- a CDS encoding type II toxin-antitoxin system RelE/ParE family toxin, producing MIRTFKSAGTEDIFDGVASQAARRCCPQSIWPVARRKLDQINRVREINELKVPPGNRLERLKGDRQNQYSIRINQQYRICFTWEEGHAYEIEITDYH
- a CDS encoding HigA family addiction module antidote protein produces the protein MPTRSKSQITTDVGRRLPRNRPPTHPGEMLFEEFVKPLDLTQAELSRRLGVSYPRLNEIIKGKRSVTPDTALRLSRVLGMSADFWLGLQQDWDLWHAMNSPEANQINRLKPIPRDQHSFA
- a CDS encoding glutaredoxin family protein, with product MTAKEFFRQKGIPFQEFDLSQDQPAVTRMLRLTRQKRVPVIQKGEKYVVGFKPEELEELMAS
- a CDS encoding GDP-mannose 4,6-dehydratase, with the translated sequence MKRALITGITGQDGSYLTELLLSKGYEVHGIVRRMALEDPLHRLWRLRHVLEKITLHAASMESYPSLFNVIEAIEPDECYHLAAQSFVSYSFEDEFSTINTNINGTHYLLSSIKRKAPHCRFYFAASSETFGKVRETPQDENTPFHPRSPYGISKVAGFELTRNYREAYNLHASCGILFNHESPRRGHEFVTRKITSHAALIKLGKEKRIKLGNIKAKRDWGHARDYVRAMWLMLQQEKPDDYVIATGKCHTVENFLERSFSLLGLDYLQYLDIDPTLYRPSEVMTLMGNYSKAQEILGWQPTITFEELVREMVEKDLDLYTKGP
- a CDS encoding glycosyltransferase — its product is MRGGEKCLEVFCDIFPQADIYTLLHIKGSVSPSIERHRIRTSWIQHLPWVDRKYRNYLPLFPRAIQSLAIKGYDLVLSSSHCVAKGVRVPSQTVHIAYIHTPMRYVWDMYPVYFGKNSTAGRPAKILMPAVRPFLQRWDKHSNDRVHYFLANSDHVRRRILNYYGRQSEVIPPPVDGLFFDISPKPQDYYLIVSALAPYKRIDLAIRAFNRLNKPLVIVGTGPLKTQLQGMAGKNITWLGWQEAKDLRKLYGQCRALIFPGEEDAGITPLEAQASGRPVVAFGRGGALETVVSFEEYLEGRRDFFSGIFFPEQTEKALGEAVERLEKQAHLLNPDKIRTHALRFDREIFKERIIQSIIEKIKLERNGS